The following coding sequences are from one Salvia hispanica cultivar TCC Black 2014 chromosome 3, UniMelb_Shisp_WGS_1.0, whole genome shotgun sequence window:
- the LOC125212686 gene encoding uncharacterized protein LOC125212686: METKEQKFSEFAIKISHEAKLKEILRNLNSIESQLFSDAAKEFTRVLKSDVGPEFLQSYVQTSSKLVEISQAWESRQGKPGFLHILNLVSAILKLWKDNVGGGGGSDAGRWLDKFARSLIEEKMGDLYKELNSKEAKRQNAVLYLLASIVLRNSHLAWEVAKVFDFKLAVFPKLAEVRLRVKKLDEGRRKIHSTRKAFVRFAMSFLEVGHPRLLRGILQQKEMYSGVLRGLGNDDEETLVYVLSVLRDRVLVPESIVPPGLRSVLFGNVTLEQLISVSGRSEFVHAAELAHNVLMMVCIDPENGLMPDLNRHPNPLRGNSRRLLSLMKKLKATEVVYHKELLLAIVRGRPLFGSLYLDEFPYSIEDVASDNWFPTISLAAAVVSSVSVGHGFADKHAPDSEDVQNIIKCIRPRPFSRSIITKGLLHADSLVKHGTLKLVIEVLHLFDYLVKTLDTFYTDHQMCGWGTLKEEIQNDVRMLLPDPQVLLSLLSPLSSHVKSLESALKRKAEAEIVPEHCGNSSKRLKSSHASEDLDLVISGVNSSGVNLFEEGEDVDSDGEQPLENGTDIDRCVRDIWGLSQCSASQTNIKDVDTFFYSKILDSLKIYYRTMPMAMERSVDFFKLIPNNPLALPTILQQSLLQLLNEHVSQISKDVTPITSPPQMYRHLHPFLILLVGSPLKQIKEQAYALAETAILSTGAFDKNVKEICAWFFFIPGYTDNFLGELEVQILQELSSVIVSFLCDAVSTTGNNLYKYMESLKNYIYDAEGGKDLSPEVSPFIICVLEKCLRLLSSESGSFTLPQKSLISLYVSNTIKYLLDTQVKAEALSGLVNRILSEKLENNNVDVLEFAECPCEWRPLKILLRFARDILHQQCYGINSNVKDIERPDSSFVKTLADIEDVLKTEYHIGLVGLSVGFSFSLMCTRRDELLHNFPTVLSISINLSEVPFSVLSSILFLESSYLDDVIELWPELFAAALDNVENSEEKGESLYNADHDSVGAASFALSRYLKIVPFYALFSSIAQSCSLHLVERPRLQKLLLDKVTGIAPDHLISSLCNVLFWINHTRSCDGLRSLEELEILSETCFMLAEHLLRQLLIENVDTVISAHDKEPLQLHRVVDVAEIIFTNTALTASLNCSLSGDNVLSDSVFGETMEKLLELAREGICRMDVNALNLLRTASELLSVVHGGNISARVINGRRRISRAFNLLKEKLFLIFKTRFDASVESMDFKPLLPTFYALHSFISFISPCELLELVSWSFSQIDINDATFHMPSKRNALFIGLHLASCTFDFLAEHMRQPYLEYKPYSFSGGTETHFDVLLFERIFFQLLQVGSHLKLDIADACLLKAFTVAKMHKGIHHSHLPSVMVLQRVVATIPINIISYCLQKINRTRADLVYDIVVMSPLHMSVFGSMLFKILDKSLPPANVIQGTSKHCFSDEELLMVLPTVLLYLNSVIPKFGGQLCKAFEAICLAYGPVLLSDFSKWKSFVSDRIFEIGFDDMIASKEEYSDLFSYSLLGKTILVVRDHLILGEKFIAVGRRLDLYNSICPSTTDHIVDDFCGKTGGRSLLKPLDFVNRVVAKINLCRVLLFTEHTQVDNGEKKVDSPKVTINMATSRIHFLKILINSWILIVKKFQDNIDYIGNVDGDKLSVFRFLEVFVMNNVLELTTDMHDSLIELDSHPFIEQLVKSFLLYRFGDPVTLRMLRTILANISHWKFSCDSSIQLLLAHSQFANSIHVACQSFVSSKFGLVFTPMQSILRLFLVGRGGPDTLDYKSNELKDRETLHLLELVKLVRVLLHIYAQQREVNFGEDTGINGQELIHLLLMAYGATCSEVDLEIYNLLLDIESNDESCAGTVARTDYLWGIASLKARKDLEHDRVTQSVDQNNMEVYERRKDKFRENIPIDPKICAQTVLFFPYNRVVYGGNSPKLQKASSVVVHEDPSTTVQIYDPVFILRFSIHCLVMGYIEPIEFASLGLLAVTFASISSPDDDMRKLGYESLVKFKSALEKCQKKKEVVRLRLLLTYLQNGIEEPWQRIPSAIAVFAAEASVVLLDPSNNNYSTISKHLSNSPSMNMKVIPLFKNFFWSTSITFKADRVWMLRLLCTGLNTEDDAQTYIRNSIFETLISFYTSPLSDNESKELIIQVVKKGVLLHKAVWFLVEHCGVISWLSSILPFLHGSGFEDQRKFVLAQLPIILEVVSCITSPRNIVEWLQKHAMEQLSELALHLYKILVSSVELIKDQSSICVSILQILALVLKISQKRKIYQPHFTLSDEGLFQLYEAVEACSKSIYNPIMGLGLKVVLMSTPPVTILQMDKEKLLKFLRWAVTTALQSKSEELDTGEDSDHHLIAGSEKKQIEESLDSKLLRWLTASAILGKVTLNSRKLNDGSVLEKSSLHALQSWLECPEKETKETVEYGCGEILAAAIIQLLKQLNFSHQLLPSSVSALCLLLLSDTSTGLKSLNGVRSCLPSLCSKIQWPVEAIPAWRWSYYHPWRDLTTKLSDVEKLDEIHACERLLAVASNVVTEKSGCSHFFDLKDVDKLRVHEWERTLIHSE; this comes from the exons ATGGAGACGAAAGAGCAAAAATTCTCAGAATTTGCCATCAAAATCAGCCATGAAGCAAAGCTCAAAGAGATCCTCCGGAACTTAAACTCCATCGAATCACAGCTCTTTTCCGACGCCGCGAAAGAATTCACTAGAGTGCTCAAATCGGACGTAGGCCCTGAATTTCTTCAGTCATATGTTCAAACATCTTCCAAGCTCGTGGAAATCTCACAGGCGTGGGAATCTCGCCAGGGAAAGCCCGgttttttgcatattttgaatttagtttCTGCAATTTTGAAGCTTTGGAAGGATAACGtgggaggtggtggtggtagtgATGCTGGACGGTGGTTGGATAAGTTTGCGCGGTCGTTGATTGAGGAGAAGATGGGGGATTTGTATAAGGAATTGAATAGCAAAGAGGCCAAGAGGCAAAATGCTGTGCTTTATTTGCTGGCGTCGATTGTCTTGCGTAATTCTCACTTGGCATGGGAAGTAGCAAAGGTTTTCGACTTCAAGCTTGCTGTATTCCCCAAGCTGGCGGAAGTTAGGTTGAGAGTGAAGAAGCTTGATGAAGGGAGGAGGAAGATCCACTCCACAAGAAAAGCATTTGTCCGTTTTGCTATGTCGTTTTTAGAGGTGGGCCATCCGAGGTTGTTGAGGGGTATTTTGCAGCAAAAAGAGATGTATTCGGGGGTGTTGAGAGGGCTAGGGAATGATGATGAGGAGACTTTAGTTTATGTTTTGTCAGTATTACGCGATAGAGTGCTTGTTCCGGAGTCTATTGTGCCTCCAGGCCTTAGGAGTGTTCTTTTTGGGAACGTTACGTTAGAGCAATTGATTAGTGTTTCGGGGAGGAGCGAGTTTGTGCATGCAGCAGAGTTGGCACACAATGTGTTGATGATGGTGTGCATTGATCCTGAGAATGGCTTGATGCCCGATTTGAACAGGCATCCGAATCCTCTACGTGGGAATTCTAGGCGTCTTTTGAGTCTAATGAAGAAATTAAAGGCAACAGAAGTTGTGTACCATAAGGAACTGCTTTTGGCCATTGTGAGAGGGCGGCCTTTGTTTGGTTCTTTATACTTGGATGAGTTCCCTTATAGCATTGAAGATGTTGCATCAGATAACTG GTTTCCTACTATTTCATTGGCTGCTGCAGTGGTTTCCTCAGTCAGTGTTGGGCATGGCTTTGCTGATAAACATGCACCTGACAGTGAAGACGTGcaaaacattataaaatgcATCAGACCACGCCCTTTTAGTAGATCAATTATTACAAAGGGGCTACTTCATGCCGATTCCCTAGTGAAACATGGAACATTGAAGCTTGTGATTGAGGTCTTAcatttgtttgattatttggtgAAAACTCTAGATACTTTTTATACAGACCATCAAATGTGTGGCTGGGGAACTTTGAAGGAAGAGATTCAAAATGATGTCAGAATGTTGCTTCCTGATCCTCAAGTTTTGTTGTCTTTGCTTTCTCCCTTAAGTAGCCATGTCAAGAGTCTCGAATCTGCTTTAAAAAGGAAGGCTGAAGCAGAAATTGTGCCAGAACATTGTGGTAACTCTAGTAAGAGGTTGAAAAGTTCACATGCAAGTGAAGACTTGGATTTGGTTATAAGTGGAGTAAACTCTTCTGGAGTGAATTTGTTTGAGGAAGGGGAAGATGTAGATTCAGATGGTGAGCAACCACTAGAAAATGGAACTGATATTGATCGATGTGTTAGAGATATTTGGGGTTTAAGTCAGTGTTCCGCATCACAGACTAATATAAAAGATGTAGATACGTTCTTTTACTCCAAGATACTCGATTCTCTCAAGATCTATTAC AGAACCATGCCTATGGCCATGGAGAGAtcagttgatttttttaaattaataccGAATAATCCACTGGCATTACCAACAATCCTGCAGCAGTCTTTATTGCAACTGCTCAATGAACATGTCAGTCAGATTTCTAAAGATGTGACCCCTATCACAAGCCCACCGCAAATGTACAGGCATCTGCATCCATTTCTCATCTTATTAGTGGGATCACCACTCAAACAGATAAAGGAACAAGCTTATGCCTTAGCAGAGACAGCCATCTTAAGCACCGGCGCATTTGACAAGAATGTAAAGGAAATTTGTGCCTGGTTCTTTTTCATACCCGGCTATACAGATAATTTCCTTGGAGAACTAGAAGTTCAGATCCTACAAGAGTTGTCATCAGTTATTGTTTCTTTCCTATGTGATGCTGTTTCCACCACCGGAAACAACTTATACAAGTATATGGAATCATTGAAGAATTACATCTATGATGCAGAAGGTGGCAAAG ATCTGTCTCCTGAAGTAAGCCCTTTTATTATATGTGTACTGGAGAAGTGTTTGCGCTTGCTCAGCTCTGAATCAGGATCCTTCACGTTACCTCAGAAGTCGTTGATATCATTGTATGTTTCCAACACAATCAAGTATCTATTAGACACACAG GTGAAAGCTGAAGCATTGTCGGGTTTAGTTAATCGCATATTATCTGAGAAGCTTGAGAACAACAATGTTGATGTACTCGAATTCGCTGAATGTCCATGTGAATGGAGACCACTGAAGATTCTGTTACGTTTTGCACGAGATATATTACATCAACAGTGTTATGGCATAAATTCCAATGTGAAGGATATTGAGCGACCAGATAGTTCTTTTGTCAAAACTCTTGCAGATATTGAAGATGTTTTAAAAACTGAGTATCACATTGGGCTTGTTGGATTGAGTGTAGGGTTTTCTTTCTCGTTGATGTGCACAAGACGAGATGAGCTATTGCACAATTTTCCTACAGTCTTATCTATATCGATTAACCTGTCTGAGGTACCTTTCTCAGTTTTGTCATCCATTTTGTTCCTTGAATCAAGTTATCTTGATGATGTCATAGAGCTATGGCCTGAACTGTTCGCTGCTGCTCTAGATAATGTTGAGAACTCTGAAGAAAAGGGGGAGAGTTTGTATAATGCTGATCATGATTCAGTAGGAGCTGCCTCTTTTGCATTATCCCGTTACTTAAAAATTGTCCCGTTCTATGCACTGTTTTCATCCATCGCACAAAGTTGCAGCCTGCATCTAGTAGAGCGGCCAAGACTTCAAAAGTTGTTGTTGGATAAGGTTACTGGGATTGCACCtgatcatttaatttcttcattGTGCAATGTACTCTTCTGGATTAATCACACAAGGTCATGCGATGGACTCAGATCTCTGGAGGAGCTTGAGATCCTTTCTGAAACATGCTTCATGCTTGCAGAGCACTTGTTGAGACAATTGTTGATTGAGAATGTGGACACTGTTATATCAGCTCATGACAAAGAGCCTCTACAACTACATCGTGTGGTTGATGTGGCAGAAATCATCTTTACCAATACTGCTTTAACTGCATCACTGAATTGTTCTTTGTCTGGTGATAATGTACTTTCGGATTCAGTCTTTGGAGAAACTATGGAAAAACTGCTTGAGTTAGCCAGAGAAGGAATTTGTAGAATGGATGTCAATGCCCTGAACTTGTTAAGAACAGCTTCTGAACTCTTGTCTGTTGTGCATGGTGGTAATATATCTGCACGAGTTATAAATGGCAGAAGGCGCATATCCCGAGCATTTAATTTGCTGAAAGAGAAGCTATTTCTGATATTCAAGACTAGGTTTGATGCTTCCGTCGAGTCCATGGACTTTAAACCCTTGCTTCCAACATTCTATGCTTTACACTCTTTCATTAGCTTCATATCTCCCTGTGAGCTGCTTGAATTGGTGAGTTGGTCATTCTCTCAGATCGATATTAATGATGCAACCTTTCATATGCCATCAAAAAGAAATGCTCTTTTTATTGGGTTGCACCTCGCCAGTTGCACTTTTGATTTCCTCGCAGAACACATGAGGCAGCCATACTTGGAATACAAGCCATATAGTTTTTCTGGTGGAACTGAGACACATTTTGATGTTCTTTTGTTCGAGAGGATCTTTTTCCAATTACTACAGGTTGGCAGCCATTTGAAACTGGATATTGCTGATGCTTGTCTGCTCAAAGCTTTCACTGTTGCGAAAATGCATAAAGGTATTCATCATTCTCATCTTCCTTCTGTTATGGTTTTACAAAGAGTTGTTGCAACCATTCCCATAAATATAATCTCATATTGCTTGCAAAAGATTAACAGAACGAGAGCTGACCTGGTGTATGATATTGTTGTAATGAGTCCCCTGCATATGTCTGTGTTTGGATCTATGTTATTTAAAATACTGGATAAGTCTTTACCTCCTGCCAATGTAATACAAGGAACTAGTAAACACTGTTTCTCTGATGAAGAATTACTGATGGTTCTGCCAACTGTCTTGTTGTACTTAAATTCGGTTATTCCTAAATTTGGGGGACAGCTCTGCAAGGCCTTTGAAGCTATATGTTTGGCATATGGGCCTGTACTCTTGAGTGATTTTTCTAAGTGGAAGAGTTTTGTCTCGGATAGAATTTTTGAGATTGGATTTGATGACATGATTGCGTCCAAAGAAGAATATTCAGATCTTTTCTCATACAGTCTTCTTGGGAAAACAATCCTGGTGGTACGAGATCACCTTATATTAGGTGAAAAATTTATCGCGGTTGGTAGAAGATTGGATCTATATAATTCCATTTGTCCATCTACCACTGACCATATAGTTGACGACTTCTGCGGCAAGACTGGAGGTCGTTCGCTTTTGAAGCCTTTAGATTTTGTGAACAGAGTTGTTGCAAAGATAAACTTGTGCAGGGTGCTGTTGTTTACAGAGCATACTCAGGTGGataatggagagaaaaaggtagattCTCCAAAAGTTACCATTAACATGGCAACATCAAGAATCCATTTTCTAAAGATATTGATTAATTCCTGGATATTGATTGTCAAGAAATTCCAAGATAACATTGACTACATTGGAAATGTTGATGGCGATAAACTATCAGTGTTTAGATTTTTGGAAGTCTTTGTAATGAATAACGTACTGGAATTGACAACAGATATGCATGACTCTTTGATTGAGCTGGACTCTCACCCCTTCATAGAGCAACTTGTTAAATCATTTCTTCTGTACAGATTTGGAGATCCTGTAACACTGAGGATGCTTAGAACTATTCTCGCCAATATATCTCATTGGAAATTTTCATGCGATTCATCCATACAGCTATTGCTTGCTCACTCCCAGTTTGCAAATTCCATTCATGTGGCCTGTCAGTCATTTGTTTCTTCTAAGTTTGGACTTGTATTTACTCCCATGCAGAGCATTTTAAGATTGTTTCTTGTTGGTCGCGGTGGACCAGATACTTTGGATTACAAAAGCAATGAATTGAAAGATAGGGAGACTCTTCATTTGCTTGAACTTGTTAAGCTTGTAAGAGTACTTCTACATATATATGCTCAGCAAAGAGAAGTAAATTTTGGTGAAGACACTGGTATAAATGGTCAAGAGTTGATTCATCTTCTTCTAATGGCATATGGGGCAACGTGTTCCGAAGTTGATTtggaaatatataatttattattggaTATAGAGTCCAATGATGAATCATGTGCTGGAACTGTTGCTCGAACAGATTATCTGTGGGGCATTGCATCTTTAAAGGCGAGAAAAGATTTGGAACATGACAGAGTTACGCAGTCTGTTGACCAAAACAACATGGAAGTCTATGAACGTCGAAAAGATAAGTTCAGAGAGAATATTCCGATTGACCCAAAGATATGTGCTCAAACTGTGCTCTTTTTTCCTTACAACAGAGTTGTTTATGGAGGAAATTCACCGAAGCTTCAAAAAGCTAGTTCAGTAGTTGTGCATGAG GACCCTTCTACTACTGTCCAGATATATGATCCCGTCTTCATCCTCCGATTCTCAATTCACTGTCTTGTGATGGGCTATATTGAACCTATTGAATTTGCTAGTTTAGGCTTGCTTGCTGTCACCTTTGCCAGTATATCTTCACCTGATGATGATATGAGGAAATTGGGATATGAATCACTAGTAAAGTTCAAGAGTGCGCTAGAG AAATgtcaaaagaagaaagaagtgGTACGGCTTCGTCTTCTACTTACATATTTGCAAAACGGAATAGAAGAGCCGTGGCAAAGGATTCCATCTGCCATTGCTGTGTTCGCTGCAGAGGCTTCTGTAGTACTGTTGGACCCGTccaataataattattctaCCATAAGCAAGCATCTCAGTAATTCCCCTAGCATGAACATGAAG GTTATACCATTATTCAAGAATTTTTTCTGGAGTACCTCAATTACTTTTAAAGCAGATAGAGTATGGATGCTTCGATTGCTATGTACGGGGCTGAATACAGAAGATGATGCTCAAACATACATCCGAAACTCCATTTTTGAGACCCTCATTAGTTTTTATACTTCTCCTCTTTCAGATAATGAGTCGAAGGAGCTTATAATTCAG GTAGTAAAGAAGGGCGTACTGTTACATAAAGCAGTCTGGTTTTTAGTTGAACACTGTGGTGTCATTTCATGGCTGTCATCTATTCTTCCTTTTCTCCATGGGAGTGGATTTGAAGACCAGAGAAAATTTGTCCTGGCACAACTGCCTATAATATTGGAGGTTGTAAGTTGTATTACATCACCAAGAAACATTGTCGAGTGGCTGCAGAAACATGCTATGGAGCAGCTTTCAGAACTTGCATTGCATTTGTACAAAATCCTAGTTAGCAGTGTTGAACTTATTAAGGATCAGAGCAGCATTTGTGTCTCAATTTTGCAAATATTGGCATTAGTACTGAAGATATCACAGAAGAGGAAGATATATCAACCGCATTTCACATTGTCAGACGAGGGTTTATTCCAACTATATGAGGCTGTTGAAGCATGCTCGAAATCCATTTACAATCCTATCATGGGTTTGGGTCTCAAAGTTGTTCTTATGAGTACTCCTCCAGTCACTATTCTGCAAATG GATAAGGAGAAGCTTTTGAAGTTCTTGAGATGGGCAGTTACCACCGCTCTCCAGTCGAAGTCGGAAGAATTGGATACTGGCGAAGATTCTGATCATCATTTGATTGCAGGATCGGAGAAGAAACAAATTGAAGAATCCCTTGACTCAAAACTTTTGCGGTGGCTAACTGCCTCAGCGATCCTTGGAAAAGTTACTTTGAATTCGAGAAAACTCAACGATGGCAGTGTCTTGGAAAAATCTAGCCTCCACGCTTTGCAGTCTTGGTTAGAATGCCCTGAGAAAGAGACTAAGGAAACTGTGGAATATGGCTGTGGAGAAATATTAGCTGCCGCAATAATTCAGCTGTTAAAGCAGCTGAACTTCAGCCACCAACTACTCCCGTCTTCTGTTTCTGCACTGTGTCTCCTACTTCTTTCCGACACCTCCACAG GTTTGAAGAGTTTGAATGGGGTTCGAAGTTGTTTGCCATCACTTTGTTCGAAGATACAGTGGCCCGTCGAAGCAATTCCTGCTTGGAGATG GTCATATTACCATCCATGGAGAGACCTAACCACCAAACTCAGCGACGTTGAGAAACTGGACGAAATCCATGCCTGTGAGAGGCTGCTAGCGGTGGCTTCTAACGTTGTCACGGAGAAATCGGGATGTAGCCATTTTTTCGATCTTAAAGATGTGGACAAGTTGCGAGTACATGAATGGGAGAGAACTCTTATTCATTCTGAATAA
- the LOC125210889 gene encoding uncharacterized protein LOC125210889, which yields MGRKGSEVEPARWGPMLLLLMGSVSFCMVYIFMSTVMRPSSSGDSKIGALAVGDGGKSEVEVRGDGGCCKGIPDLELWGASVKWGTDFKVNSSEQCCNACKAMCTGKDGPCLCDSWVFCGNKKACGEKFGECWLKKQKDVLHPEKQDNGNTIMWTSGIVFGKGEGIIALQTEYGTLHIKLLPECSPHSVAYMLELLALRHCAGCHFYRAESRGQFWDIDGNHIKAASYGPPFGLIQGTLEAQGVEFDPIPSEHCPTIRRGSVAWVESGPEFFVSLANHEEWQKGYTVFGSVLPEDMAIAEKIAQLPTKSDVWNNINVSVLEKTVPLKIQRIKLGQSDLNLSAD from the exons ATGGGTCGCAAGGGGAGTGAAGTGGAGCCGGCGAGGTGGGGGCCTATGTTGCTTCTGTTGATGGGTTCGGTATCTTTCTGTATGGTCtacattttcatgtcaactGTGATGAGACCCTCATCGTCTGGTGATTCAAAGATTGGTGCTTTAGCGGTTGGTGATGGTGGGAAGTCGGAGGTGGAGGTGAGGGGAGATGGAGGTTGTTGTAAAGGGATTCCGGATTTGGAGCTGTGGGGTGCTTCTGTGAAGTGGGGGACTGATTTCAAGGTCAATTCGTCCGAGCAGTGCTGCAACGCTTGCAAGGCGATGTGCACGGGGAAGGATGGGCCTTGTCTATGTGATTCGTGGGTGTTCTGTGGGAATAAGAAGGCTTGTGGGGAGAAATTTGGTGAG TGCTGgttaaagaaacaaaaggatGTCCTGCATCCTGAAAAGCAAGATAACGGAAACACGATCATGTGGACATCAGGCATCGTCTTTGGGAAAGGGGAG GGCATTATTGCGTTACAGACAGAGTATGGAACCCTTCACATCAAG CTTTTGCCTGAATGTTCCCCACATTCAGTTGCATACATGCTAGAGTTGTTGGCTTTGCGACATTGTGCAGGTTGCCATTTTTATCGAGCAGAAAGCCGGGGCCAGTTCTGGGATATTGACGGAAACCACATAAAAGCT GCTTCATATGGCCCTCCATTTGGTCTTATCCAAGGAACACTAGAAGCCCAAGGAGTGGAATTCGACCCGATTCCATCGGAGCACTGCCCAACCATAAGAAGGGGTTCGGTGGCATGGGTTGAATCCGGCCCTGAATTCTTCGTAAGCCTTGCAAATCATGAAGAGTGGCAAAAAGGGTACACTGTGTTTGGTTCTGTACTTCCTGAAGACATGGCGATTGCCGAGAAAATCGCTCAGCTTCCGACAAAGTCGGATGTTTGGAATAACATCAATGTCTCAGTTTTGGAGAAAACTGTACCTTTGAAGATTCAAAGAATCAAGCTTGGCCAAAGTGACCTGAATCTCAGTGCTGACTAG
- the LOC125215308 gene encoding glycerol-3-phosphate dehydrogenase SDP6, mitochondrial-like translates to MAASIRLRRLAAVAAVAGGAYFTVLGNPPIAASDRGAALANVKHRIADPSAAVPSRAVQESALIGSSASNPLDVLVIGGGATGCGVALDAATRGLRVGLVEREDFASGTSSRSTKLIHGGVRYLEKAVFNLDYGQLKLVFHALEERKQVIENAPHLCNALPCMTPCFSWFEAVYYWMGLKMYDLVAGRHLLHLSRYYSAQESVELFPTLARKGKDRSLKGTVVYYDGQMNDSRLNVALACTAALAGAAVVNHAEVISFLRDDGNGRIIGARIRNNISGNEFDTYAKVVVNAAGPFCDSVRLMADKEAKQMISPSSGVHIVLPDYYSPEGMGLIVPKTKDGRVVFMLPWLGRTVAGTTDSNTSITMLPEPHEDEIEFILDAISDYLNVKVRRTDVLSAWSGIRPLAVDPRAKSTESISRDHVVCEDLPGLVTITGGKWTTYRSMAEDAVDLAIKSGNLSSASKCVTYNLQLIGADGWDPASFTILAQQYKRMKTSYGGKVVPGAMDTAAAKHLSHAYGIFAERVAAIAQNENLGKRLAHGYPVLEAEVAYCARHEYCESAVDFIARRSRLAFLDTDAARRAVSRVIEILASEHQWDKSRQKQELQKAQEFLETFKSSRNAQFHDGKHK, encoded by the exons ATGGCCGCCTCAATCCGCCTCCGACGTctcgccgccgtcgccgccgtgGCTGGCGGTGCGTACTTCACCGTCCTCGGCAACCCCCCAATCGCCGCCAGCGACCGCGGCGCCGCCCTCGCCAATGTCAAGCACAGAATTGCGGACCCCTCCGCCGCCGTGCCGTCGCGCGCCGTCCAGGAGTCCGCCCTCATCGGCTCCAGCGCCTCAAACCCCCTCGATGTCCTCGTCATCGGCGGCGGGGCCACCGGCTGCGGCGTCGCGCTGGATGCCGCCACGCGCGGCCTTCGCGTCGGCCTTGTGGAGAGAGAGGATTTCGCGTCCGGCACTTCCTCGAGGTCTACCAAACTCATCCATGGAG GAGTCCGTTATTTGGAGAAAGCTGTTTTTAACTTGGATTATGGGCAGTTAAAGCTGGTCTTCCATGCTTTAGAGGAACGCAAACAAGTTATTGAGAATGCCCCACACCTTTGCAATGCCTTACCTTGTATGACCCCGTGTTTTAGCTGGTTTGAGGCAGTGTACTACTGGATGGGTTTGAAAATGTATGATCTGGTAGCTGGTAGGCATTTGCTCCACTTGTCAAGATACTATTCAGCTCAGGAGTCTGTCGAACTCTTTCCTACTTTAGCAAGAAAGGGAAAAGATCGGAGTTTGAAAGGAACCGTTGTTTATTATGATGGACAAATGAATGATTCACGTTTAAATGTTGCATTAGCGTGTACTGCTGCTTTAGCAGGAGCAGCTGTAGTAAATCATGCTGAAGTTATATCCTTTCTTAGGGATGATGGTAATGGACGGATAATAGGAGCTCGgattagaaataatatatcaG GCAATGAGTTTGATACTTATGCCAAAGTTGTAGTAAATGCTGCTGGTCCCTTCTGCGATTCTGTGAGGTTGATGGCAGACAAAGAAGCAAAGCAAATGATCAGTCCCAGCAGCGGTGTCCATATAGTGCTTCCTGATTACTATTCTCCAGAAGGAATGGGGTTGATTGTTCCCAAGACCAAGGATGGACGTGTTGTCTTCATGCTTCCCTGGTTGGGAAGAACAGTTGCTGGCACCACTGACTCAAATACCTCTATTACGATGCTACCAGAGCCGCATGAGGATGAGATTGAATTCATATTGGATGCCATTTCTGATTATCTTAATGTTAAG GTAAGGCGCACGGATGTCTTGTCTGCTTGGAGTGGCATTCGACCATTGGCTGTTGATCCTAGAGCCAAGAGCACTGAGAGCATTTCCAGGGATCACGTAGTGTGCGAAGATTTGCCTGGTTTAGTCACAATTACTGGTGGAAAGTGGACTACATATAGAAG TATGGCAGAGGATGCTGTTGATCTAGCAATTAAATCGGGAAACTTGAGCTCAGCAAGCAAGTGTGTGACTTACAACCTACAACTTATAGGTGCCGATGGATGGGATCCTGCTTCTTTTACCATACTAGCCCAGCAGTATAAGCGCATGAAGACATCATATGGTGGGAAGGTTGTTCCTGGTGCAATGGACACCGCTGCAGCAAAGCATTTATCACATGCTTATGGCATTTTTGCTGAGCGAGTAGCTGCCATCGCTCAG AATGAAAATCTGGGCAAGCGACTAGCCCATGGGTACCCAGTCCTGGAGGCTGAAGTTGCATACTGTGCTCGGCATGAATATTGTGAATCAGCTGTTGACTTCATAGCCAGAAGGTCTCGCCTTGCCTTTCTCGACACTGATGCTGCCAGGAGGGCAGTGTCCCGTGTCATCGAGATATTGGCTTCAGAACACCAATGGGATAAATCGAGGCAAAAGCAGGAACTGCAAAAGGCTCAAGAATTTTTGGAGACCTTCAAGTCATCAAGAAATGCTCAATTTCACGAtggaaaacataaataa